Proteins encoded together in one Etheostoma cragini isolate CJK2018 chromosome 11, CSU_Ecrag_1.0, whole genome shotgun sequence window:
- the hsd3b1 gene encoding 3 beta-hydroxysteroid dehydrogenase/Delta 5-->4-isomerase type 1 produces MSLRGEVCVVTGAGGFLGKRLVMLLLEEEKMAEIRLLDKQIQPQLLDSLEDCKGNTKLSVFEGDIRDGDFLRKSCRGASIVFHIAAIIDVNGSVEDSELYSVNVKGTQLLLEACIQENVVSFIYTSTIEVMGPNSSGEPIINGSEDTVYNCSLKFAYSKTKKEAEQRTLQAHSEVLNNGGRLATCALRPMYIYGEGCRFLLGHMGNGIRNKGVLFRMSQPEARVNPVYVGNVAIAHLQAARSLKDPQKRNVIGGKFYLISDDTPLQSYSDLNHVLMSPLGFNIQEKLMYPLPLLYMVCFLMEMLCMMVRPFVRIVPPLNRQRVTLLNTPFSFSYEKAKRDLGYVPKYTWEEARKGTIEWLASELPKERERIIAK; encoded by the exons ATGTCTCTGAGAGGTGAAGTGTGTGTGGTGACAGGAGCCGGTGGGTTCCTGGGAAAGAGGCTGgtgatgctgctgctggaggaagagaaaatggCTGAGATTCGACTGCTGGACAAACAAATACAGCCACAACTTCTAGACTCTCTGGAGG ACTGTAAAGGCAACACAAAGTTGAGTGTGTTTGAAGGGGACATCAGAGACGGGGATTTCCTGAGAAAAAGCTGCAGAGGTGCATCAATCGTTTTCCACATCGCAGCCATCATTGACGTGAATGGCTCAGTGGAGGACAGTGAGCTGTACAGTGTCAATGTCAAAG GAACGCAGCTGCTCCTGGAGGCTTGTATTCAAGAGAACGTGGTGTCCTTCATCTACACCAGTACCATCGAGGTGATGGGACCAAACTCTAGCGGTGAACCCATAATCAACGGCAGCGAGGACACAGTTTACAACTGTTCTCTGAAGTTTGCCTACAGCAAGACCAAAAAGGAGGCTGAGCAGAGAACCCTGCAGGCCCACAGCGAGGTGCTCAATAATGGAGGCCGGCTGGCCACCTGCGCCCTCAGACCTATGTACATCTACGGGGAGGGCTGCCGCTTCCTGCTGGGCCACATGGGCAACGGGATACGAAACAAGGGCGTTTTGTTTCGTATGTCTCAACCGGAGGCCCGAGTGAATCCCGTGTATGTCGGCAACGTGGCTATAGCCCACCTCCAAGCAGCCCGCAGTCTCAAGGatccacaaaaaagaaatgttatcgGAGGAAAGTTTTACCTAATTTCTGATGACACGCCACTTCAAAGTTATTCGGACTTAAACCACGTCCTGATGTCCCCTCTGGGCTTCAACATTCAAGAGAAGCTTATGTACCCGCTCCCCCTCCTCTACATGGTCTGCTTCTTAATGGAGATGCTGTGCATGATGGTGCGACCTTTTGTACGCATCGTCCCGCCCCTGAACCGGCAGCGCGTCACCTTGTTGAACACGCCATTCAGCTTCTCGTATGAGAAGGCTAAGAGGGATCTGGGATACGTCCCCAAATACACCTGGGAGGAAGCACGCAAAGGCACCATTGAATGGCTCGCGTCAGAGCTGCcgaaggagagggaaagaataattgctaaataa
- the pla1a gene encoding phospholipase A1 member A isoform X2: protein MPREIKPILFCVLTLCITALVVGVEEIQSDEECADLNNTTWLEYRQQRVKLQVQYLLLTRRNMDCAQMFNQESLTETQKQSSYFNISHPTKVIIHGYRILGSKPSWVKQLAQTLLRAQDANVLVVDWVYGASFAYNLVVENYKEVALQISVLINQLQKHGCKLESFHFIGVSLGAHVAGFVGTLFDGKIGRITALDPAGPMFKGADTFDRLDPSDAQFVDAIHTDADYFGISIPVGHVDFFLNGGKDQTGCARSRFASILVYFPVYGYVICDHMRALHVYMSALNGSCSLMGIPCFSYEEFLMGRCVDCDVFKGRCPTIGLSENSGIDMSPVPREQKLFLLTTASPPFCSHHFLLQLEVSPLDKSAEVELTLKTQNLETEQRLRLQKDTTVYRTVLSHPAALCEIDSIELKNTGARFYRQGDIHVKSVCLSEIPSVCFRKEEPLCVNNINIRRGAPWTHDFVQVCGIF, encoded by the exons ATGCCTCGTGAAATCAAACCGATCCTCTTCTGTGTCTTGACACTCTGCATTACAGCACTGGTGGTGG GTGTTGAGGAAATTCAGAGTGATGAGGAGTGCGCTGACCTCAACAACACCACCTGGCTGGAGTACCGGCAGCAGAGAGTCAAGCTGCAGGTGCAGTACCTGCTGCTCACGAGGAGGAACATGGACTGTGCCCAAATGTTCAACCAGGAGTCTCTCACTGAAACACAGAAGCAGTCATCCTACTTCAACATCTCCCACCCAACAAAGGTCATCATCCATGGTTACAG GATCCTGGGCAGTAAGCCGTCCTGGGTAAAGCAGCTGGCCCAGACCTTGCTCAGGGCGCAGGATGCCAATGTGCTGGTGGTGGACTGGGTCTACGGCGCCTCCTTTGCCTACAACCTGGTAGTGGAGAATTACAAGGAGGTGGCTTTGCAGATCTCTGTCCTCATCAACCAGCTGCAG AAACACGGATGCAAGCTAGAGTCTTTCCACTTCATCGGGGTCAGTCTTGGGGCGCACGTCGCTGGTTTCGTGGGGACTCTTTTCGATGGGAAGATAGGACGAATCACCG CTCTAGACCCTGCTGGACCCATGTTTAAAGGAGCAGACACTTTTGACCGGCTGGACCCGTCTGACGCTCAGTTTGTTGACGCCATCCACACAGATGCTGACT ATTTTGGGATTTCCATCCCTGTCGGTCATGTGGACTTCTTTCTGAACGGAGGAAAAGACCAGACTGGATGTGCTCGCTCTAGGTTTGCTTCAA TTCTTGTCTACTTCCCAGTGTATGGCTATGTGATATGTGACCACATGAGGGCGCTGCACGTCTACATGAGCGCGCTGAACGGCTCGTGCTCGTTAATGGGGATCCCGTGCTTCAGCTATGAGGAATTCCTGATGGGACGCTGCGTGGACTGTGACGTCTTCAAGGGGAGATGTCCAACTATAG gtttaTCAGAAAACAGTGGGATAGACATGTCTCCAGTTCCCAGAGAGCAGAAGCTCTTCCTCCTCACAACTGCTTCGCCACCTTTTTGCT CTCATCAtttcctgctgcagctggaggTTTCTCCTCTGGATAAGAGCGCGGAGGTGGAGCTGACACTGAAGACGCAGAACCTGGAAACAGAGCAGCGGCTCAGGCT tcaGAAAGACACAACAGTGTACAGGACTGTGTTGTCACACCCTGCTGCCCTGTGTGAGATCGACTCCATCGAGCTGAAGAACACCGGAGCTCGCTTCTACAGACAGGGTGACATCCACGTCAAGTCTGTCTGCCTCTCAGAGATCCCCTCTG TCTGTTTCAGGAAAGAGGAGCCGCTGTGCGTGAACAACATCAATATCAGACGAGGAGCTCCGTGGACACACGACTTTGTGCAAGTGTGTGGCATCTTCTGA
- the pla1a gene encoding phospholipase A1 member A isoform X3, giving the protein MPREIKPILFCVLTLCITALVVGVEEIQSDEECADLNNTTWLEYRQQRVKLQVQYLLLTRRNMDCAQMFNQESLTETQKQSSYFNISHPTKVIIHGYRILGSKPSWVKQLAQTLLRAQDANVLVVDWVYGASFAYNLVVENYKEVALQISVLINQLQKHGCKLESFHFIGVSLGAHVAGFVGTLFDGKIGRITALDPAGPMFKGADTFDRLDPSDAQFVDAIHTDADYFGISIPVGHVDFFLNGGKDQTGCARSRFASILVYFPVYGYVICDHMRALHVYMSALNGSCSLMGIPCFSYEEFLMGRCVDCDVFKGRCPTIGLSENSGIDMSPVPREQKLFLLTTASPPFCSHHFLLQLEVSPLDKSAEVELTLKTQNLETEQRLRLQKDTTVYRTVLSHPAALCEIDSIELKNTGARFYRQGDIHVKSVCLSEIPSVRKEEPLCVNNINIRRGAPWTHDFVQVCGIF; this is encoded by the exons ATGCCTCGTGAAATCAAACCGATCCTCTTCTGTGTCTTGACACTCTGCATTACAGCACTGGTGGTGG GTGTTGAGGAAATTCAGAGTGATGAGGAGTGCGCTGACCTCAACAACACCACCTGGCTGGAGTACCGGCAGCAGAGAGTCAAGCTGCAGGTGCAGTACCTGCTGCTCACGAGGAGGAACATGGACTGTGCCCAAATGTTCAACCAGGAGTCTCTCACTGAAACACAGAAGCAGTCATCCTACTTCAACATCTCCCACCCAACAAAGGTCATCATCCATGGTTACAG GATCCTGGGCAGTAAGCCGTCCTGGGTAAAGCAGCTGGCCCAGACCTTGCTCAGGGCGCAGGATGCCAATGTGCTGGTGGTGGACTGGGTCTACGGCGCCTCCTTTGCCTACAACCTGGTAGTGGAGAATTACAAGGAGGTGGCTTTGCAGATCTCTGTCCTCATCAACCAGCTGCAG AAACACGGATGCAAGCTAGAGTCTTTCCACTTCATCGGGGTCAGTCTTGGGGCGCACGTCGCTGGTTTCGTGGGGACTCTTTTCGATGGGAAGATAGGACGAATCACCG CTCTAGACCCTGCTGGACCCATGTTTAAAGGAGCAGACACTTTTGACCGGCTGGACCCGTCTGACGCTCAGTTTGTTGACGCCATCCACACAGATGCTGACT ATTTTGGGATTTCCATCCCTGTCGGTCATGTGGACTTCTTTCTGAACGGAGGAAAAGACCAGACTGGATGTGCTCGCTCTAGGTTTGCTTCAA TTCTTGTCTACTTCCCAGTGTATGGCTATGTGATATGTGACCACATGAGGGCGCTGCACGTCTACATGAGCGCGCTGAACGGCTCGTGCTCGTTAATGGGGATCCCGTGCTTCAGCTATGAGGAATTCCTGATGGGACGCTGCGTGGACTGTGACGTCTTCAAGGGGAGATGTCCAACTATAG gtttaTCAGAAAACAGTGGGATAGACATGTCTCCAGTTCCCAGAGAGCAGAAGCTCTTCCTCCTCACAACTGCTTCGCCACCTTTTTGCT CTCATCAtttcctgctgcagctggaggTTTCTCCTCTGGATAAGAGCGCGGAGGTGGAGCTGACACTGAAGACGCAGAACCTGGAAACAGAGCAGCGGCTCAGGCT tcaGAAAGACACAACAGTGTACAGGACTGTGTTGTCACACCCTGCTGCCCTGTGTGAGATCGACTCCATCGAGCTGAAGAACACCGGAGCTCGCTTCTACAGACAGGGTGACATCCACGTCAAGTCTGTCTGCCTCTCAGAGATCCCCTCTGTCAG GAAAGAGGAGCCGCTGTGCGTGAACAACATCAATATCAGACGAGGAGCTCCGTGGACACACGACTTTGTGCAAGTGTGTGGCATCTTCTGA
- the pla1a gene encoding phospholipase A1 member A isoform X1, producing the protein MPREIKPILFCVLTLCITALVVGVEEIQSDEECADLNNTTWLEYRQQRVKLQVQYLLLTRRNMDCAQMFNQESLTETQKQSSYFNISHPTKVIIHGYRILGSKPSWVKQLAQTLLRAQDANVLVVDWVYGASFAYNLVVENYKEVALQISVLINQLQKHGCKLESFHFIGVSLGAHVAGFVGTLFDGKIGRITALDPAGPMFKGADTFDRLDPSDAQFVDAIHTDADYFGISIPVGHVDFFLNGGKDQTGCARSRFASILVYFPVYGYVICDHMRALHVYMSALNGSCSLMGIPCFSYEEFLMGRCVDCDVFKGRCPTIGLSENSGIDMSPVPREQKLFLLTTASPPFCSHHFLLQLEVSPLDKSAEVELTLKTQNLETEQRLRLQKDTTVYRTVLSHPAALCEIDSIELKNTGARFYRQGDIHVKSVCLSEIPSVSFRKEEPLCVNNINIRRGAPWTHDFVQVCGIF; encoded by the exons ATGCCTCGTGAAATCAAACCGATCCTCTTCTGTGTCTTGACACTCTGCATTACAGCACTGGTGGTGG GTGTTGAGGAAATTCAGAGTGATGAGGAGTGCGCTGACCTCAACAACACCACCTGGCTGGAGTACCGGCAGCAGAGAGTCAAGCTGCAGGTGCAGTACCTGCTGCTCACGAGGAGGAACATGGACTGTGCCCAAATGTTCAACCAGGAGTCTCTCACTGAAACACAGAAGCAGTCATCCTACTTCAACATCTCCCACCCAACAAAGGTCATCATCCATGGTTACAG GATCCTGGGCAGTAAGCCGTCCTGGGTAAAGCAGCTGGCCCAGACCTTGCTCAGGGCGCAGGATGCCAATGTGCTGGTGGTGGACTGGGTCTACGGCGCCTCCTTTGCCTACAACCTGGTAGTGGAGAATTACAAGGAGGTGGCTTTGCAGATCTCTGTCCTCATCAACCAGCTGCAG AAACACGGATGCAAGCTAGAGTCTTTCCACTTCATCGGGGTCAGTCTTGGGGCGCACGTCGCTGGTTTCGTGGGGACTCTTTTCGATGGGAAGATAGGACGAATCACCG CTCTAGACCCTGCTGGACCCATGTTTAAAGGAGCAGACACTTTTGACCGGCTGGACCCGTCTGACGCTCAGTTTGTTGACGCCATCCACACAGATGCTGACT ATTTTGGGATTTCCATCCCTGTCGGTCATGTGGACTTCTTTCTGAACGGAGGAAAAGACCAGACTGGATGTGCTCGCTCTAGGTTTGCTTCAA TTCTTGTCTACTTCCCAGTGTATGGCTATGTGATATGTGACCACATGAGGGCGCTGCACGTCTACATGAGCGCGCTGAACGGCTCGTGCTCGTTAATGGGGATCCCGTGCTTCAGCTATGAGGAATTCCTGATGGGACGCTGCGTGGACTGTGACGTCTTCAAGGGGAGATGTCCAACTATAG gtttaTCAGAAAACAGTGGGATAGACATGTCTCCAGTTCCCAGAGAGCAGAAGCTCTTCCTCCTCACAACTGCTTCGCCACCTTTTTGCT CTCATCAtttcctgctgcagctggaggTTTCTCCTCTGGATAAGAGCGCGGAGGTGGAGCTGACACTGAAGACGCAGAACCTGGAAACAGAGCAGCGGCTCAGGCT tcaGAAAGACACAACAGTGTACAGGACTGTGTTGTCACACCCTGCTGCCCTGTGTGAGATCGACTCCATCGAGCTGAAGAACACCGGAGCTCGCTTCTACAGACAGGGTGACATCCACGTCAAGTCTGTCTGCCTCTCAGAGATCCCCTCTGTCAG TTTCAGGAAAGAGGAGCCGCTGTGCGTGAACAACATCAATATCAGACGAGGAGCTCCGTGGACACACGACTTTGTGCAAGTGTGTGGCATCTTCTGA
- the pla1a gene encoding phospholipase A1 member A isoform X5: MPREIKPILFCVLTLCITALVVGVEEIQSDEECADLNNTTWLEYRQQRVKLQVQYLLLTRRNMDCAQMFNQESLTETQKQSSYFNISHPTKVIIHGYRILGSKPSWVKQLAQTLLRAQDANVLVVDWVYGASFAYNLVVENYKEVALQISVLINQLQKHGCKLESFHFIGVSLGAHVAGFVGTLFDGKIGRITALDPAGPMFKGADTFDRLDPSDAQFVDAIHTDADYFGISIPVGHVDFFLNGGKDQTGCARSRFASMYGYVICDHMRALHVYMSALNGSCSLMGIPCFSYEEFLMGRCVDCDVFKGRCPTIGLSENSGIDMSPVPREQKLFLLTTASPPFCSHHFLLQLEVSPLDKSAEVELTLKTQNLETEQRLRLQKDTTVYRTVLSHPAALCEIDSIELKNTGARFYRQGDIHVKSVCLSEIPSVRKEEPLCVNNINIRRGAPWTHDFVQVCGIF, translated from the exons ATGCCTCGTGAAATCAAACCGATCCTCTTCTGTGTCTTGACACTCTGCATTACAGCACTGGTGGTGG GTGTTGAGGAAATTCAGAGTGATGAGGAGTGCGCTGACCTCAACAACACCACCTGGCTGGAGTACCGGCAGCAGAGAGTCAAGCTGCAGGTGCAGTACCTGCTGCTCACGAGGAGGAACATGGACTGTGCCCAAATGTTCAACCAGGAGTCTCTCACTGAAACACAGAAGCAGTCATCCTACTTCAACATCTCCCACCCAACAAAGGTCATCATCCATGGTTACAG GATCCTGGGCAGTAAGCCGTCCTGGGTAAAGCAGCTGGCCCAGACCTTGCTCAGGGCGCAGGATGCCAATGTGCTGGTGGTGGACTGGGTCTACGGCGCCTCCTTTGCCTACAACCTGGTAGTGGAGAATTACAAGGAGGTGGCTTTGCAGATCTCTGTCCTCATCAACCAGCTGCAG AAACACGGATGCAAGCTAGAGTCTTTCCACTTCATCGGGGTCAGTCTTGGGGCGCACGTCGCTGGTTTCGTGGGGACTCTTTTCGATGGGAAGATAGGACGAATCACCG CTCTAGACCCTGCTGGACCCATGTTTAAAGGAGCAGACACTTTTGACCGGCTGGACCCGTCTGACGCTCAGTTTGTTGACGCCATCCACACAGATGCTGACT ATTTTGGGATTTCCATCCCTGTCGGTCATGTGGACTTCTTTCTGAACGGAGGAAAAGACCAGACTGGATGTGCTCGCTCTAGGTTTGCTTCAA TGTATGGCTATGTGATATGTGACCACATGAGGGCGCTGCACGTCTACATGAGCGCGCTGAACGGCTCGTGCTCGTTAATGGGGATCCCGTGCTTCAGCTATGAGGAATTCCTGATGGGACGCTGCGTGGACTGTGACGTCTTCAAGGGGAGATGTCCAACTATAG gtttaTCAGAAAACAGTGGGATAGACATGTCTCCAGTTCCCAGAGAGCAGAAGCTCTTCCTCCTCACAACTGCTTCGCCACCTTTTTGCT CTCATCAtttcctgctgcagctggaggTTTCTCCTCTGGATAAGAGCGCGGAGGTGGAGCTGACACTGAAGACGCAGAACCTGGAAACAGAGCAGCGGCTCAGGCT tcaGAAAGACACAACAGTGTACAGGACTGTGTTGTCACACCCTGCTGCCCTGTGTGAGATCGACTCCATCGAGCTGAAGAACACCGGAGCTCGCTTCTACAGACAGGGTGACATCCACGTCAAGTCTGTCTGCCTCTCAGAGATCCCCTCTGTCAG GAAAGAGGAGCCGCTGTGCGTGAACAACATCAATATCAGACGAGGAGCTCCGTGGACACACGACTTTGTGCAAGTGTGTGGCATCTTCTGA
- the pla1a gene encoding phospholipase A1 member A isoform X4 encodes MPREIKPILFCVLTLCITALVVGVEEIQSDEECADLNNTTWLEYRQQRVKLQVQYLLLTRRNMDCAQMFNQESLTETQKQSSYFNISHPTKVIIHGYRILGSKPSWVKQLAQTLLRAQDANVLVVDWVYGASFAYNLVVENYKEVALQISVLINQLQKHGCKLESFHFIGVSLGAHVAGFVGTLFDGKIGRITALDPAGPMFKGADTFDRLDPSDAQFVDAIHTDADYFGISIPVGHVDFFLNGGKDQTGCARSRFASMYGYVICDHMRALHVYMSALNGSCSLMGIPCFSYEEFLMGRCVDCDVFKGRCPTIGLSENSGIDMSPVPREQKLFLLTTASPPFCSHHFLLQLEVSPLDKSAEVELTLKTQNLETEQRLRLQKDTTVYRTVLSHPAALCEIDSIELKNTGARFYRQGDIHVKSVCLSEIPSVSFRKEEPLCVNNINIRRGAPWTHDFVQVCGIF; translated from the exons ATGCCTCGTGAAATCAAACCGATCCTCTTCTGTGTCTTGACACTCTGCATTACAGCACTGGTGGTGG GTGTTGAGGAAATTCAGAGTGATGAGGAGTGCGCTGACCTCAACAACACCACCTGGCTGGAGTACCGGCAGCAGAGAGTCAAGCTGCAGGTGCAGTACCTGCTGCTCACGAGGAGGAACATGGACTGTGCCCAAATGTTCAACCAGGAGTCTCTCACTGAAACACAGAAGCAGTCATCCTACTTCAACATCTCCCACCCAACAAAGGTCATCATCCATGGTTACAG GATCCTGGGCAGTAAGCCGTCCTGGGTAAAGCAGCTGGCCCAGACCTTGCTCAGGGCGCAGGATGCCAATGTGCTGGTGGTGGACTGGGTCTACGGCGCCTCCTTTGCCTACAACCTGGTAGTGGAGAATTACAAGGAGGTGGCTTTGCAGATCTCTGTCCTCATCAACCAGCTGCAG AAACACGGATGCAAGCTAGAGTCTTTCCACTTCATCGGGGTCAGTCTTGGGGCGCACGTCGCTGGTTTCGTGGGGACTCTTTTCGATGGGAAGATAGGACGAATCACCG CTCTAGACCCTGCTGGACCCATGTTTAAAGGAGCAGACACTTTTGACCGGCTGGACCCGTCTGACGCTCAGTTTGTTGACGCCATCCACACAGATGCTGACT ATTTTGGGATTTCCATCCCTGTCGGTCATGTGGACTTCTTTCTGAACGGAGGAAAAGACCAGACTGGATGTGCTCGCTCTAGGTTTGCTTCAA TGTATGGCTATGTGATATGTGACCACATGAGGGCGCTGCACGTCTACATGAGCGCGCTGAACGGCTCGTGCTCGTTAATGGGGATCCCGTGCTTCAGCTATGAGGAATTCCTGATGGGACGCTGCGTGGACTGTGACGTCTTCAAGGGGAGATGTCCAACTATAG gtttaTCAGAAAACAGTGGGATAGACATGTCTCCAGTTCCCAGAGAGCAGAAGCTCTTCCTCCTCACAACTGCTTCGCCACCTTTTTGCT CTCATCAtttcctgctgcagctggaggTTTCTCCTCTGGATAAGAGCGCGGAGGTGGAGCTGACACTGAAGACGCAGAACCTGGAAACAGAGCAGCGGCTCAGGCT tcaGAAAGACACAACAGTGTACAGGACTGTGTTGTCACACCCTGCTGCCCTGTGTGAGATCGACTCCATCGAGCTGAAGAACACCGGAGCTCGCTTCTACAGACAGGGTGACATCCACGTCAAGTCTGTCTGCCTCTCAGAGATCCCCTCTGTCAG TTTCAGGAAAGAGGAGCCGCTGTGCGTGAACAACATCAATATCAGACGAGGAGCTCCGTGGACACACGACTTTGTGCAAGTGTGTGGCATCTTCTGA